ATCATTTTTTctaagaaacgagaaaattcAGGGATATCGCGCATAAAGCAGACGGACGAcgaatctattttctttttttttttttccttattttactttttctccttgtctttatttatttatttatttaattttttttttttttttatgggatTTCATGCAACgattcaattatattattttgttttcgatAAATTAGGACAACCGATAATGATGTCTTTTGGTTTATATGGAAACATCATCCAATCAACGTCCGAAATTATAGCCGACGATATTTTGCAATGATAGTAGACTCCTTTTATCAACATGCGTATCATATTCGTGAACACGCGTGAATTCCTTctgttaaataatatagaaatactaatgtcatcgttgttatcgcaTTTGGATGAAACACAGCTGACGAAAAATGTTAGTCGAAGTTATGGGAAAGGGTGATGTGGTAGGAATGATATCGCACGCGTCAAACGTCAAACGcgtgatagagaaagagagagagagagagagagagaatcttcgGAACGATTCGATCAAGTACGCACGGATATGAGATCAATCGGATTTCAATCGGttaaaaaagatcgataaatattCACGTATTAGTGAAAAACATTTCTCACGATTGAACGATAAAAGAGATAGCACGAAACGAGGTCGTGATTAATCGATTGgtcaatcgattaattatttcgaaatcatatcgataaatcgatcaattttctcgcgataaagaattaaatttcgCGAGGGTCTCGttaaggaggaagaagaagaaaaaaaattgataacaaCGGTTAATCttattggaaataaaaattatcaaactCACTCGAGATGATCGTGATTTAGTTCGAGCCTGGTTATGGACATTCTTAGCTCCTTGAAATCGTGCCGTGATATATCCCTGAGATTGGAATGAGAAACTCTTAGGATGATTTGTTGTTCGGCGGTGAACTTCCCTCTAAGGGCATCAGCTAGTTGCCCGAAGGAGTCCATACGTTCGCAGACGACCTCGATGCGTTCCCCGTGTCCTCCGTGATGGGGAGGAGGAGGCGCCGGAGGAGCATTGTTGCCGGCATTGGCCGTGGCCTGAGCCGGATTGATAACGGGACTGGAGAACTCCTCTTGTCGGCAGGTGCACGGACTGATTTCGCGCCTGACGGCACAGTGGAGGCTCGTACTCGCGGCGAGTCCGAGAAGCGTGTAAAGCAGCCCCGAcatgatatatacgtatatatctgtCTTCTTCGCGGGAGACCGAGGACGAGACACGCGCGTGCGGTACGAACGACTTCGTTCAACTGTCGCGAAACGtagtgaagaaagaaagaaagaaagaaagaaagaaagaaaaaagaaagttataagggaaggaagaaagtaaaggagaaaggaaaggaagaagaaattggaactagggaaaaaggaaaacaatgaaaaagaacaacaCGATTATCTCTCAAAGCACTCCTACTTTATCCtcctctttttacttttcttcctcttcctcttctttttcttcttcgtcttcttcgtctttttcctcctcttactATCCCGAGAAAGCTTACTTCCTCGCGGTTAATAGAGAGGGTATCTCGTCGAATCACTCAAAGCTCGTAAACCTCCCTCTTCGATCTAGTAGTCTACCGTCCAATTGGAAAAGGGTAACTTTATGACAAAGGGCAAGCACCAAAggattcttttatctttcttttaacgaTGTTATCCTTGTCTAatccttttccttctatttcttcttcttcttcttcttctcctataataacaatataaaaagagaaatcgatGCAATGACACACAAAGCACAATTAACGATTTGACACCGAAATGAAAGATCAAAAGAACGGAGATCACTGACAATCACACCGACTGTCGCGGACACACTGCGTTAACTGGACAAGCCAGACGTGCACCACCGGCACTAGTCCACGCTATTATCTACACTGTCGCGATCCACAACCCGCGCGGGGTATATAACGCTCTGCTCAAAAACGCGGGTGAAAGCTACCCgttgtctccctctctctctctctctctctctccctgtctctttctttctctctgtctcttttttttctctgttcgcGACGGACAAGCAAGAAGGCTTATCGTCGCCAGGGGGCCCTCCTCTTGGCGCCACGGACGCGGCTATGGCATTAAGCCGCGACGCGACGCGCGAGACTTACTTATAGTCGCAAACGTCGTCGGCGCCGCGCCTCCGGGAGGTAACGCTCTCGgacttcttctcctcctcctcctcctcctcctcctcctcctcctccttcttcgttACTTCTGCTTCTACCGCTGCTTTtgttgctactgctgctgctactagtactactattacgactacgactactattactattactaccactactattgTGCCTGTGCCGTTGCTTCCTTCTACTTTTCCTCCTCGCAGGACTCTACACACTTATGGACCGTATGTTATGcgtactctttctttctctcttcttagcACCCAGTGTCtcctatctttttccttttatctctctcactctctctctctctctccctctctttctctctcttgcttcaCGACGAGTCCGGCCTACTCTGTCCTCCTCCGTTGGACCTCGTCTCGTTCTCTTATCCGTCTTTCTCCCACTCTATTCCTCTCGCCTTGGCTCGAGCGCGTACTCGGTAGCCGTGCTGCTTAcaaagagacgaagaaaaagagagaaagacagagagatacaGATGGATGTCCGCGTTGTCCTAACCGCAGATTCCGTCTTCCGTCAATCGAGTCTTTAAGAAAGGCCTACGAGATCGATCCTTTCGTCGGAAATCtcctctgaaaaaaaaaaaaagaaaaagaaaaaaaagtgagataaagagagagaaaaagatacgtcattttcttttcacttttttttttcttttttgctttctttttaatattcatttcgtACGCCTGccatttatcattttcttcgatcgttcCTACCTTCCCAAAGAATTCGTTGATCGTGCGAAAAACGTCGATCGCATCGTTGCAAATGCGAACGCGGTGTTTACACCGATAACAAGAGCGTTGCTCAACTTTTGACCTTTGCTTCGGCTGACTACATGGTCCGTGTAGAAAATACCAGATAATTTCCTCAACtattctcgctctctcgctctctctctctctctctctctctctctctctctctttaggtCTCACTTAGTGTCattcttcctctcctttcctctcctaTAATTGTCTATTTCGTTTGAATGAAAATCAGTTCGATCGtttcttcgatatttattcgatattacaTCGACTTTTGCCGGAAGAAAATCGTTAATCGTCAGGAATTCCTGATaaccaatttcttttttctttttcttttttttttcaaaagagaaGCAATCTTATTCGAgcatctttccctctctttttcttcccccctttctctctcgctctctctctcgctctcttctaTTCAGGAAGGAAATACGAGCATCACGTGCTTCGTTGGTCGCTTCATTGGTTGTTTCTCGAAGAGGACGTTCGTGAGATTAGATAGATACTTGACCTTTTGATATATGGTTACGAGTCAAAGCGGAAGAATTTACTGACGGAACACACCTCATGTTATtcgatgattattatcatttttaaattgcacCTGTCAATGTGACAGTAAATTTTTTTGACATaaatttccttctctctctctctctctctctctctctctctctctcttcctatctctcGTTTCTACATAATTattcaaggaaaaaaattagaaaggcAAATACTACGAGGAGTACGATTATGAGATCTCTGCATTCTAgtctagagaaagagatgggaaggggaagagagagagagagagagagagagagaaagagaaagagaaagagaaagcttgAAGGTAAGCGCCACGCACACGGTATGCGCTCACAGTGCCCTGAAAACCATAAATAAAGTTCGATGGGAGACGTCGCCGGTGCCAGGAAGTCATTAGtggctcttctctctctctctctctctctctctctctcactttcttttttctttttatttcgcttCCTCTCGAATCTAAGTACGATGCTCCATTTCTGTCGCAGGTAAGTCGCCTTGTCCCTGTCCTGAATTCTTACCTACGAATGCCGGTTAACTCAAgtgtaaaggaaaagaaataagaagagagatgaataagtaaagaaataaataaaggggaaaaaaagaaggaaagaaatgaaaaaatgatttcGCTTTTCGGTTAGTCGACTCCGGTATTTTTTGAGGCGTCAACTcagaacgaatgaaaaacgAGGATAGGACGCGAACGGATTTCGAGGTGGACGAACCGACGTGAGCTCCTTTGGAATGCCGGGTTCggttcttcgtcgtcgtcgtcttcgtcgtcatctTCGTCACGATGCTACTACTCCAATCTTTACGGATGTCAGCCGCGTCACGACGGACGGATGTAGCTATTAAGAGCGCGCGGCTATAGATTTAGGTAGGTGTCGGACTCGGTGACGCGTCGTGTCTCAACGACACGACTTTTGCTCGATCGTTCGAGATAGAACGATATTCACTGACGAACATATTTTACTCTTGTCTTTTCGCAACTAATGTAACGGGTGGTCCGAAAATGGCAAAaaacgtaagtaagtaaatgggtatgtaaatatttcctgtttttttcttttttctttcttctttttttttctttttttttctttcctaagaAAAGCAACATAAACATTTCGAAAGTAAATTTTCTTAGGTATATAAAGACAAATAGTATCGTAAGTGACCTTCTACAAATgaaattcgtaataataaagacgtgACACAATTCGCATCCTCGTTTTGttgacaaaatttttatccGTAAAGGGATCTCTTAGCCACCCTCCGTTCGCTCCTTCCAAAGGCGATCCCATCTCTCTGTCTGTTCGCTTTGGGGACACTTTGCATGCCGAAACATCGATGCGTCGGACGCACCGTAGGAAGAAACCGGTCGTTTCGCCACGTACCTGCGGTGTGCAAACGAGACGAGGACAAATCGAGATACCGTCGTCCCGCGCTTGGCAAATTCGGGAGCCGTGGCTCCTCTTAATATCTCTACATGGAGGATggtgagagacagagagaaagagagagagagagagagagagagagagagggggaagaaggagaaaaagaaaaagaaaaaggagctCTCGTCGAGAGGAACAAGGCACGAGCTACTTGATCGCGAGCACGgcagaaagaaggagagaaggggAGAAGTTTAACGGCTTCGATGTGTTGGTTAACGAATGCGAGAATGCGACCTGGCGCCAACGCACACACAGAGCCACCTTCACCGAGACACGGATTCTCCAGCAGTGGCAACACCACCGACACGCGAACACCATCGTCCTCTTCGCTCGCTCGTCTTTTTCCTCTTGCTCCTCTTTTCGATGcggttaatatcgtttctcCCTCAGCCTGttgctggtgctgctgctCTCCTGGATATCTTTCTGCGTTTTGCATAGCTAGCAAGACACGCACGCGAACTTCTCGTTTTCTTGTCGTTAAAGAaatacgacgatgacgatgaggaGGAGAGAACAGGCCCGAGGAACGGGGCCTTAAACGGGGGAGAAACGATGAAGAGGGAGGCGAGAAAGACCGGTAGCGAAttagaatacatatatatatatgtatgtatgtatgtatgtatatatgtatatggcaTATGCTCTCGAGCTACCGGCCAAAAGTTTGGCGCGTCACGCACGTGGTCTTTTGTACACAACCATCCATATAAACTCCCGacttatcgttatatttttcatttactattttattatttcccatCGATCATTTCCGGCATTCTTTGCCAAGCTTATATTTACGAGAATCTAtgaatcgatcgatgaaaattGTCTCCCCATAATTAAACCGACATGCTTAATcaattattgttgtcgtttaaatttgtaattatcgacgaagaaattttattaatatgccTTACAACAAACTATCGTATGGTATCAAATCGATCGCTTTACATcccttaaaataatatcgttcgaACATGAGAGCCACTATAGACGCGTGTTTACGATGAGATTTAAAAGTGCAATTTACTGCCGCTCTCAGCGGTTCGCGGCTACGGGTGAATCCGTCAATTTTTCATACtccactctctccctctctctctctctctctctctctctctctctctctctctttctccctctttatcgCACGCACGTTAGGGGCCTTTTTTCCGAGCGGACACCGGGCGCCAGGCCCCGCTACACGACACGAGAGACGGCCGTCACTTCCTGCATACAAAACCGAAGCACCATTAACATTCTTCGCTTGTGCACGATCAGACGCATTATCTTCCACCGATACAAATGTGTACGCACGTCTCCTCACTGCATGCgtgtaagagaaagacagagagagagaaagagatagaacacGCTTCTTCTCGCATATCCGCGCAACCGTTTCTCAGTCGATGCCCTAATCTGAATAATGCGATCGCTGGgagtcctttctctctctctctctctctctctctctctctctctctctctttctttctctcttcctctcgttTTTTTCATCCCCAGTATGAATCTCACGCGAGATCGAAGCGTCTCGAGGTCGGCTGTTTTCGTAGACGCGTACGATGCATCGGTAAGTTGCATTCTTTCATCAAAAATTCGAACCTCGCGCTCGTCGTTcgcttctttttatttttctattcctaAAACGtaccagaaagaaagaaagagagagagagagagagagaacttatTCGTAGAGAAATACTCGGCGAGCACATGTATAAACGTACACAGAAATAACGTAAACGATTCGTCGGCGATTCGACGACATTGAATTTGTTCGCGACGACGCGACGCGATGAGGGCACCAAAAGTTCATTGTTACTCGCGGGGCCTTGATCCCTAGCAGATTAATTTACGAGCGGGAGGAGCACCCACCGAgcaaagctctctctctctctctctctcttagcaAGCATTGTGCCAGTTAAACGCGTGCCTTCCTCGAGCACGCTCATTAAGGAGGTCACCGAAGGCGCCAACTTATCCAGGAAATTCAGAAACGTCCCATCCAAGTCGTCCTCCCTTCCTGACATTTctttccgaaaaaaaaaaaggaaaaagaaggaaaaaaacgagaacaagaaaaaaaaagtaatatcgaatcgaaaacgataatcgataattgaACGCGGAGATCCATCGTCTCCTTTAGAAAATTATCGACTTATCGTCTAAATACTTCACTCTTACTTATTTCTACGGGAACGCGAATCCCCtatcctccctccctcccctgcCCCTCATTGCGCTTAAGCATTGTTGCAAATCGTATACATACGAACGAGATAACGCGATAATTTGTAATTCGTCGTAGAAtgtcaattaatataatttaatatgtattCGATCAATGGACTTAGGAGTTGTTAGATTATACTTAATTAGCATTTATGGAGAAGGCGACGCGTCGTCGGAACGGTATTTTGCTAAGGGTTCTTATCGCGATCCGCGTACTCTCTCcacgttattatttctacgttcgtcaacgacaaaaaaataaacattaaccAGGCAACGCAATGCAATGCGATGCAACCGAACGTAACTCAAACGACTCATCAAAgaggcaagcaagcaagcaagcaaccagccagccaaccaaccaaccaaccaaccaacctaCCAACCGTTAAGATCTCGTGTTATGCATAATTATGCATTAGACGTGCTAGGAACGCCGGTATATACGCGCGTCCCATGTTACTCATCAACGACAGTACTTTTCCTAATTGCACGCCTTAGTCCGTGTCTTACGTCCTTTTGTCGCCGTTAATACACGACAATGTTTTCGAATCAGCTGATCTACGCACGTCGCGATCTACGTCGCGCAATGGGAATTTAAATGAAACCACTAAAAGCGAGGCGTGGGATTTAAATTgatatggagagagagagagagagagagagtcatgGTGACACGCGGTGTAACCAGCGCCATCTCGTGAAATATTGAGGAAACTTCGGATCGGTCAGTGGTTCTCATTCATCTATTTCGTAGCTCTGGTTGATGACGCCGATCGGAATGCCGCAGCAGACATAGATGACGCTGCTTTTTAAcgtaaagaagaaaggggaaaggaaaaaagaagtctaaaggggggaaaaaaaaaaaggaggacgGCTTCGCATAGGGAATGCCAGCCGTTTATGTTGGTGGCACACCTTGTATCGATAGTAAAGCGAATTCTGGGTAGAATAACGTGTGTCGTGTTGCCCGTTACTGTGAAATATCGACACCCAGAAATATCATCATTCGAATAAGTCGAACGATGCGATGAGGACGGTGTGAATAGGTCTTAGCGTGCTGTCGTCATTAAACGGAGCCATTTCTCCGATTAATTTCGttgtaattttcttcgttgaaTATTATCCATAGTGCGGTAGTCGACATCGTTGCTAACTCTTGTGAAATCCTTTTTCTCGCGTTATACCTGCATCTCTTTCTGCATCGTGAGTGGGAGACTATTATTCGATTTGGAAACGTCGATAATCTCGTGATAACATCGTAATAGAAATTGTTTGATTGTTTTAGTATTAGCCCATTCGTCCTACGCTGTGATCTATCATGATCGACCTTACGGTAAAGACTTTAGATTCGCAGAATCATGCCTTCTCCTTGGAAGACGACGTAAGTTTATtgtctataatatttttatggcCGTACACTCCTCCCCTCTcacctccccctccccctcccctacCCCTCCCCTACCCTACCCTTCCCCATCATCTTCTTCATTCTCCTATATGCCTAGTTTTAGTTCGACGAATTATGCTCCAAActaattttatcgattcgaAATTATCCACCATAGGGAATTATCGATTTATGACATATCTAAGAAGCTggattaaaaaaggaagaaagaaaaaagaaagaggaaaaaaaaaaaaagaaggaaaaaaaaataaaattatataatttatctctGAACAAATATTGatcaacaaatttttctcctttctttattattttactcgaacaagtaacaattatatattatattcgatgtaaagacatttttcttttgtattgtATATGAATACATGGACAAAGGTCTCCTCTGTATAACAGAATATTCTGAGCTATAtctattcattgattttttactCTCTTCCATCTTATACTCCATATAATGttacatacatttatttataataagagattatatataaatacaaagtgTAGATATTATATTGGGTCTGAATTGTTCATAACAGTGCCccattaaataatttcgaatgTAGAAATTTTTCTAGAACATTCGAAATGCGTGATACATTAGAATAGACGTGTTTAATATGTTACTTTGCATTCCACAGCAAATAACAGTACGTAGATTTAAAGAGCATATAGCAGAATCTGTAGCTGTGCCAGCTGATTCACAGAGACTTATTTATTGCGGAAGAGTTCTtcaagacgaaaaaaaattaaatgattatggTAAGATTTCATTAatgttcatatttattttataattaataatatgtattcaTTGGATCAATCCAATCGATGTCATTCTAACGAAATGATATTATGCTCGTAGATGTTAATGGTAAGGTTATACATTTGGTGCAAAGTGCACCGCCTCAACCTGGACAAAGAAACAATGACAGTGGACAAGGTCAAGGACAACAAAGCCAAGGATGGCAAAATCAACAGAGACCCCATTATCGTTTCAGTCATGCTCAAATGCATGGAAACGCTATGTATTTAGGTGCTATGTCTGTACCAGCTGAAATAGTCGAAGGACATGGTCAGTAATGCTCAtcgcattaatatttatataaactttttttattttacattcagCAATAAAACCTTGATTTGTATTACATTAGGATTACCTGTGCCTCAATTAAGTAACAGTCTATCAAACAGCCGTTTGATAGTTGCAAAACGTATGCTGAATCGCGCGAACGAATTAATGGATCGTCTTGACGATCCTACAGCGCCTCTACATCCAAATACATCGGAGAATAATCAGTCTCCATTACCGCAGCAAATACAAGTACAAGAAATAGAAACGGATCAGGAAGAGTAAGTtcgtttaataatatctttgatcaataattattctaaatagATATGCTTGCCTGATAAAAGAAGGAACTCTGCGTAGACTTTTCAGAACTGCAGAAGGTCGACAATCTGCTGGAACTAGACTTTCAGAAGCTGTTACGGCTGCATTAGGAGTTGTTATTTCTGCCTCTGGCGCCAGCAATGTTACCTTACTAAGGggtaagaatataataaatcatgaaagtataatattaatgtattaacaCTTGATAAATCTGATATAGGAAGCAATGATGACGCTAATGAAGCAAGAACTGCAAGTGAGGCACAAGAAGATGCTGAAATGGAAACATCTGCTCAATCACAAAGTGAACAACAGGGAACATTAAATGCGAGTGGACAAAATAACAGACGGCCGCACGCTCAGTAAGACATATATTTTCACTGGTTGTATCGtgaaatatatcgaaaaagGCTCAtgaatttatctatctatctatctatctatctatctatctatctatctatctatttatacatttattaggTTGCCGCGACCTCCACAAATGGCATACTTGTTAGATAGATTGTTGAGTACTCAAGATCGCTTAAGACCGTACATCGAACGTTACCGTGTACTTATGTTGGCTGATCCATCGTTGCCTCCAGGAGTAAGTGAACgtagaagaaaatttcataaatatccaaaatgtttattattttacatcatTACTGATTAGGCTGGGCCAGAAGGTGTtgaagaaaatcaaagaatAGTAGATGGTGTTAGTGAATGTTTACATTACATATCGCATTCGTGTCATGCTTTAAGCGATATAATCGTTGATATGAGACAGCAACCACCTAGAAATTTAAGATGTCGGCCCATTATTATACAACACTCTGCTATTGTACAAGCCGGTGTACCGATCCAGGTAGAGGTGAgcataaatcaaaaaaaaaatattaataacgtgcagataattatattctatatgaTTTTTAGGCTCATATCAGTTTACACGGTCGCaatgcaaataataataatggcaatgAAGAAAGCACAAATGCACAACAACCGTCAGATATTGTTGTAGCTTCAGGATCGATCGAAGTTACTACTGAAGATAATAATCAGTCTCAAGAATCTAGTAGTACACCGCCATCTCAACCGGCGGAACAACAGCGACCGCAAGAACCGTCGCAATCGCAATTTGgtaattttatctttacacaatcatgtatttaataaaaaatgtacctattggataagaatattaaagtcATTCTTCCGTGGCAGTGTTCGACTTGCCGAACAACGTAGAAGTATTGATGGAAGTCAGTCCTGATAGTAACACGGAAGCTTCTTTGGGAAGCGAACAAAATCAGACtggtgaaaacaataataataacaatgctGGCATGTATCTTTTACAGATACTTTTTGGAAAATTacaaagcatatatatatatatgtatatatatgtgtgtatatatatatgacatttCTAAACTTCGTATCATTGATAGGAAGAACGAATGGAAATGGTGCTGGCATATTTCCTTGGGGTTCGGCACCCACGCCTGACTTTTTACGAAATTTGATGCAAGCAGTCGCTGGACATATGGCGCAAGGTGGTATAGCCACTGTTCCAATAACAACACGCACCACAGCTACGACTTCATCAGGAGTCCAACAAACGGTTGCCGCAACCGTAGATAGTACATCTACTAATGCTGCTCAAAGCACACAAGCTCGGTAATGCCAATGATAGTAAAGTATtcaatatttatgtttttgtCGTGAGTACGTTGTACCTTGATGATTgctaaataatacatttttcaatatagAAGTAATGTAGGCACTCATCCAACTACTGCAACTCAAACACGCAGTACCTCACGTCCACATGTTTTCCATCCATCGCACCCTCTTGGTGTTGGAATGAGCATGGGTCAAGGACTCGAATTtgatccttttcttccttgcaATTCTCATCATGTACGTCGTACACCAACTAGTACACCGAATGTCACGGCCACTTCACAATCTACCAGAGCCAGTCAAACGCCTGCACAAGAAACTCAACCTCAGGCGCAAACGGgtaaatacgtatattaaGTATGGtaaaagtcaaaaaaaaaaagaaaaagaaactcacTCATACGTATATCTACAAAGTATTTGAATTCGTTTCTATACTTTACAGCAACAACATCTACCGCAAGCAGTACCGCTAGTTCTACGAGCACAACTTCAGCAACATCGAGCCAAGGTGCCGCAAATAATCCTTTGGCGAACTTATTACGTCAAATGCTAGGAGGTACCAGTGGACAACAACAAACCAGTATAAGCATtaacagtaacagtagtaATCCAATCTTTTCATGCGATGTCATAACAATATCGCATaccaaatgtaataata
The genomic region above belongs to Vespa crabro chromosome 2, iyVesCrab1.2, whole genome shotgun sequence and contains:
- the LOC124421636 gene encoding large proline-rich protein BAG6 isoform X8, encoding MIDLTVKTLDSQNHAFSLEDDQITVRRFKEHIAESVAVPADSQRLIYCGRVLQDEKKLNDYDVNGKVIHLVQSAPPQPGQRNNDSGQGQGQQSQGWQNQQRPHYRFSHAQMHGNAMYLGAMSVPAEIVEGHGLPVPQLSNSLSNSRLIVAKRMLNRANELMDRLDDPTAPLHPNTSENNQSPLPQQIQVQEIETDQEELFRTAEGRQSAGTRLSEAVTAALGVVISASGASNVTLLRGSNDDANEARTASEAQEDAEMETSAQSQSEQQGTLNASGQNNRRPHAQLPRPPQMAYLLDRLLSTQDRLRPYIERYRVLMLADPSLPPGAGPEGVEENQRIVDGVSECLHYISHSCHALSDIIVDMRQQPPRNLRCRPIIIQHSAIVQAGVPIQVEAHISLHGRNANNNNGNEESTNAQQPSDIVVASGSIEVTTEDNNQSQESSSTPPSQPAEQQRPQEPSQSQFGRTNGNGAGIFPWGSAPTPDFLRNLMQAVAGHMAQGGIATVPITTRTTATTSSGVQQTVAATVDSTSTNAAQSTQARSNVGTHPTTATQTRSTSRPHVFHPSHPLGVGMSMGQGLEFDPFLPCNSHHVRRTPTSTPNVTATSQSTRASQTPAQETQPQAQTATTSTASSTASSTSTTSATSSQGAANNPLANLLRQMLGGTSGQQQTSISINSNSSPDLPESFGNIMQMVGSGNIHIGIMGDGGTNVVGGNVTLANLLEIGSLQSRENITEENLLAELALLIARYMTLEDLIRLRRGRSGPIARLRVPLRFLCCVIMNNSSMPEERDQVVERLILQIRPHLQQLLEREEDASGRNSSSIDICATIESLLSRHCKDMLRLILDVAIDDRRFGEETLTIINNLGRQLCAVLRYSLRGGQAGLEAVACSCMCNMLGAVNPSFRQWMLNSFIVHFRTYSLRIPQPPDSEILPLLIYKETNAQTTSSSSTVSHESTCSTQEQSQQQQQQQQQQQQQQQQSQSQSQSQSQSQQQQSQHEPMETETVEDKSNNEASAPDEGEDIPETFPGHEALPSEWIPIIARDGVRQRRQLQMQGMANGAVTTFSDAYIGGLPTKRRKLIEQQKPRLLVSPTPNHSAITASVERLVREGVSRAGIEEVEGAAVAVATDPGVRRAFGQAIRDCLNPRRYGTPDFPDPLRFPNATKYFSDQERSSK
- the LOC124421636 gene encoding large proline-rich protein BAG6 isoform X5, which produces MIDLTVKTLDSQNHAFSLEDDQITVRRFKEHIAESVAVPADSQRLIYCGRVLQDEKKLNDYDVNGKVIHLVQSAPPQPGQRNNDSGQGQGQQSQGWQNQQRPHYRFSHAQMHGNAMYLGAMSVPAEIVEGHGLPVPQLSNSLSNSRLIVAKRMLNRANELMDRLDDPTAPLHPNTSENNQSPLPQQIQVQEIETDQEELFRTAEGRQSAGTRLSEAVTAALGVVISASGASNVTLLRGSNDDANEARTASEAQEDAEMETSAQSQSEQQGTLNASGQNNRRPHAQLPRPPQMAYLLDRLLSTQDRLRPYIERYRVLMLADPSLPPGAGPEGVEENQRIVDGVSECLHYISHSCHALSDIIVDMRQQPPRNLRCRPIIIQHSAIVQAGVPIQVEAHISLHGRNANNNNGNEESTNAQQPSDIVVASGSIEVTTEDNNQSQESSSTPPSQPAEQQRPQEPSQSQFVFDLPNNVEVLMEVSPDSNTEASLGSEQNQTGENNNNNNAGRTNGNGAGIFPWGSAPTPDFLRNLMQAVAGHMAQGGIATVPITTRTTATTSSGVQQTVAATVDSTSTNAAQSTQARSNVGTHPTTATQTRSTSRPHVFHPSHPLGVGMSMGQGLEFDPFLPCNSHHVRRTPTSTPNVTATSQSTRASQTPAQETQPQAQTATTSTASSTASSTSTTSATSSQGAANNPLANLLRQMLGGTSGQQQTSPDLPESFGNIMQMVGSGNIHIGIMGDGGTNVVGGNVTLANLLEIGSLQSRENITEENLLAELALLIARYMTLEDLIRLRRGRSGPIARLRVPLRFLCCVIMNNSSMPEERDQVVERLILQIRPHLQQLLEREEDASGRNSSSIDICATIESLLSRHCKDMLRLILDVAIDDRRFGEETLTIINNLGRQLCAVLRYSLRGGQAGLEAVACSCMCNMLGAVNPSFRQWMLNSFIVHFRTYSLRIPQPPDSEILPLLIYKETNAQTTSSSSTVSHESTCSTQEQSQQQQQQQQQQQQQQQQSQSQSQSQSQSQQQQSQHEPMETETVEDKSNNEASAPDEGEDIPETFPGHEALPSEWIPIIARDGVRQRRQLQMQGMANGAVTTFSDAYIGGLPTKRRKLIEQQKPRLLVSPTPNHSAITASVERLVREGVSRAGIEEVEGAAVAVATDPGVRRAFGQAIRDCLNPRRYGTPDFPDPLRFPNATKYFSDQERSSK